The genomic region TGTAGCGAGGTTATCCATAGTCTAATGCAGTTTATTGATTGGGTGTTTTTGTAGTGACAGATGGTTTTCCTGTTTTTTATACCCAAAAATACTAGCTTCCCTCTGATGCGGTGGGAACAATATTTTATTATTGGTATAATTGGTATGACTGGTTTGCCGTAAAATTAACGTCTTCCCTGAACTTTAACCAGCCACCATTATAATCGCCAAAAACTGTATCGTGAATGTATGATTTTGGGATTTTTTTGGTTTTTTTTTGTATAAAATATTATTACCGGTCACATTGCTGGGGGGTTGATAATTTTGGTAACTTCCCGTGCAAACGTTATTTATCTCGGCAGTTTTGATAACGAATGGGGTGCATCCGTACTCAGTTTCCCATAGTGCGATCGCTCTTCTTTAACAAATCACCCCCGAATCACCGTAATCATTCTGCCATCTGGACTCTGGGCAATTTCTGTAAAGGTGCGATCGCTTATTGGTGGCAAATCCGGACGGCGATCAAAAATTACCAACCAGCCCGTATCCAGATTTAATCCTGATAGGTACTTATCCAATTGCTTCAAACCTTCTACTAATAGATCAGGTCTTCCCTCGCGCCATACCTTTAACTCCATTCCCAATGTAATTTCACCATAGCGCAAACAAATATCCATTCTTCCCGAACCGATCGCATATTCTCTTTCCAATGTACCGCCACCATTGACCACACGGTGCAAAAATGCCATTAGTACAATATGGGGCGCAATCTCTGGATAGGGTGTACTTTTAAACAATGGTTCCCCGTGTTGCCGCCAAAAATCCAAGAAAGAATCTAATAAAGCCTGTGGGCTTAAATTACCATTGGAGTCTAGCCATGTGGGATAAACAGAGGTTAAAGAAGCGATCGTGATGGAGGCTAGTACCTTAGGAATTACTTCCCGATAGATTGGATTAGCAATTTGAATTCCGCCCCTAGCATCGCGGTTGCATAAGCCTAAGTCTAGAACATAACGTAGGTCATCTTCCACAATATTAGGTAATGCTTGTCCTGATAGAATGGGCTGTATAATTGCCCTGACGCGATCCTCTCTTAATCTTTCAGCAAGACTATCTAAATGGGTATCTTGTCTCTGAATTAGGATTTCTTTGGCTTGATTAATTAATTCAATGGTAATCGGAATTTCAGGATCGGGGGCCATATATTCGGTGATTTCCTTGGCGATCGCATTGACTAGCCAAGGCTGACCCTGTGTTAGATGGAAGGCTAAATTAACTGCTTCTTCGGTAAATATTTGTCCTGTGGCTTCGGTATGTTGATGATAGAGTCTTCTCACTTCATCTTGATTGAAATTCCGTAAGGTAAAGGATTGCACTTTGATATTAAAGGGACTGGATGTATTAAGTCTGTCACTGCCACCTGAAGCATATTTGTAATCTCTGACATCACGCATTCCCACTAAACCGACCGATTGCGGAAAGCCTTGGGGACGGCGGGGAAAACCATCCCGTAATTGCCTTAGTACACTAATCAGGGTTTGATTTTGCAGCGAATCGATTTCATCAATAAACAAGACTACGGGGCGAGGAGAATGCTCTACCCAAGTTTTTAGAAATGAACCAATTCTTTGAATTGACGCAACGTGAGCAGGTAGTTTCAGTTCGTCAGGCAACCAAAAATCAGCAGCATCTAACCATGCTCCCAAGATTGCTTTTTCAGCAATTTCGGGTTGATCGGGGAAGGCGGAACCCACTTCGGCGGAGACCATAAGAGCGGTGTATTCGCCACTGTTGGTTAGATCTTGGGCGAGGGTAAGCATGGCGGTGGTTTTCCCCACTTGTCGGGGGGCATGGATCACAAAGTAGTTTTCCTGAGCGATGAGGTTTTTGATCTGGGGGATGCGCTCTACAGACGAGAGCATATAGTGAAGGTTGGGCTTACAGGGACCTGCGGTGTTAAAGTGTTTTCTCATTTCCAGTTTTAGCAATTTCTAACAGTCTATGACTAGTGTTCAAATAGTTCTTTAAACTGCAAAAGATCCAAAGAAACTAAAGTAGGTAAAAAACTAAAACACTCCTGTGCCAATTGCCAACGTTCTTCTCTTTGCAACATGTGAGAAAGTTTTTGTTGCAAACTGATCAGATAGCGCACATCATTAGCAGCATAGCTTAGTTGAGCATCAGATAAACCCAGCGGATTCCCCCAGTCCGAACTCTGAGAACTTTTATCCAATTCTACTTGCTCTAGCTCTTGTACAAGCTCTTTCAATCCATGACGGTTTGTGTAAGTACGAGCCAGCTTACTGGCAATTTTCGTACAA from Cylindrospermopsis curvispora GIHE-G1 harbors:
- a CDS encoding AAA family ATPase, whose product is MRKHFNTAGPCKPNLHYMLSSVERIPQIKNLIAQENYFVIHAPRQVGKTTAMLTLAQDLTNSGEYTALMVSAEVGSAFPDQPEIAEKAILGAWLDAADFWLPDELKLPAHVASIQRIGSFLKTWVEHSPRPVVLFIDEIDSLQNQTLISVLRQLRDGFPRRPQGFPQSVGLVGMRDVRDYKYASGGSDRLNTSSPFNIKVQSFTLRNFNQDEVRRLYHQHTEATGQIFTEEAVNLAFHLTQGQPWLVNAIAKEITEYMAPDPEIPITIELINQAKEILIQRQDTHLDSLAERLREDRVRAIIQPILSGQALPNIVEDDLRYVLDLGLCNRDARGGIQIANPIYREVIPKVLASITIASLTSVYPTWLDSNGNLSPQALLDSFLDFWRQHGEPLFKSTPYPEIAPHIVLMAFLHRVVNGGGTLEREYAIGSGRMDICLRYGEITLGMELKVWREGRPDLLVEGLKQLDKYLSGLNLDTGWLVIFDRRPDLPPISDRTFTEIAQSPDGRMITVIRG
- a CDS encoding ribonuclease H-like domain-containing protein — protein: MKLDDFQVVDGDLDYPTLSEYLRSDALAVDTETMGLLPQRDRLCLVQLCNPEGKVTAVRIAKGQTHAPNLQQLLESTDVVKVFHFARFDLATLRHNLKIHVQPVFCTKIASKLARTYTNRHGLKELVQELEQVELDKSSQSSDWGNPLGLSDAQLSYAANDVRYLISLQQKLSHMLQREERWQLAQECFSFLPTLVSLDLLQFKELFEH